The DNA sequence TTTAGCGTAACCGCCGGTCCGAACTTGAACATGCGGGCCGGATCTTCGGTAACGGCAATCTGGGAATCCTGTTCAATCTCGGTAGTACCACCAGAAAACGGATTTGGCTGCTGTACTTCCGGGTTTTCCTGAATGGTTACTGTAAGGTTGCCGTGGGTTACGGCCGCCGGGCTTACCTTAACGTTCTGCCCTACGACAATGGTCCCGGTGCGACTGTTGATCACGACCTTCGCGGCCTCTTCTGCGGGTGTAACCTCAAGATTCTCCAGGATGGAAAGAAAGCTGACCCGCTGCGAAGGATCACGGGGTGCCCGCACCGAAATCGACGTTGCATCATGGGCATAGGCCATATCAGGCCCAAGGTATTCATTAACTACTTCCACCACACGCCGGGCGGTTGTGAAATCCGGGCGCATCAGGTGAAAGGTAATCGTGTCGCCACGGGTAAAGGGGGAGGCAATCTCCCGCTCAATGGTGGCGCCATTCGGAATACGGCCAACACTGGGAACGTTCACAGTAATACGTGAACCGTCCAGCCCCTCGGCACCAAACCCGCCAACAACAAGACTGCCCTGTGCCATAGCGTAAACGTTACCGTCGGCACCTTTAAGCGGTGCCATAAGCAATGTGCCACCCCGCAAGCTGTCCGAGTTACCAATAGACGAGACGGTGATATCTATTTCCTGGCCAGCTTTGGCAAACGGAGGCAGATTTGCACTCACGGTAACAGCTGCCACATTGGCCAGTTTCGGGTCCACGCCATCCGGCAAAGTAATGCCGAACTGGTTCATCATGTTGCGAAACGTCTGATTGGTAAAAGGTGCCTTGTCGCCCGTGCCATCCAGACCCACTACCAGTCCATAGCCCACAAGCTGGTTGTTACGGACACCTTTGATCCGCGCAAGATCCTTCAGGCGATCCGCCATCACAGGTGCTGCCATTACGGCAAGCATCAGCGAGAGAACTACGCACCGGCGTATAGTCATAGGGGCCACCACTCGCTGTTGAAGAACCGGGCCAGCCAGCCCATTTGATTTGCCTGATCAAAATCACCCGTGCCACCGTATGCAATGCGGGCATCAGCAATACGGCTTGAATCCACCATATTGCCCGGATCAATATCCTGTGGACGAACCAGGCCGGTAAGACGCACATACTCATCGCCGTTGGTCAACGACAACCATTTCTCGCCGCGGACTCTCAGCACGCCATTTGGCAAGACCTCGATAACCGTGACCGTAATGCTGCCAGCAAGACTGTTGCTCTGGTCAGCTTCAGCTTTGCCGCTGAAATCCCGTTCACTCGTTAACGAGGTCGCAATACCAAAACTGCTTTTGCCCAGAATAGTGGGCTCTGGCAAAGTCAATTCGTTGTCCTTGGTGATGCTGGACTCTGCGTTTTTGCTCGCCCGGGTGGACTCGTTGAGCGTAACCGTCAGCACGTCACCAATATTCAGGGCTATGGTGTCCCCATAAAAATTGTAATTGCGGGAGCTCTGGTAGATAGCTCCGGACTCCGCGTCACGCTGCATCATTGCCTGAGCACGCACAGGTGCGTATGCGGGATCGTTGGGCTCAGCCCGAGGCCGGCTCATGGCCGTACATCCCTGCAACAGGATAAGTAACCAAACCAGCAGAAGGGATCCTGCAGATCTGGCAAACCAGGTTGATGTCGTTGATTTCATGAGCTCGTTCCCCACCGGTTTCACCTATTGCTTCGCGCTGTTTTTATCAAACTCGCCGAATTTCAAAATGTTAGCCAATGTTGTTAGTAATGAACTGGAGCATTTCATCGGTTGTGGCGACGACTTTGGAGTTCATCTCATAGGCACGCTGAGTGGTGATCATATTCACCAGCTCTTCAACAACTTCCACGTTGGAAGATTCCACCATGCCCTGCTCCAGTGAGCCCAGCCCCGCCAGCCCCGGCTCACCTTCAGCGGGGTCGCCGCTGGAGTTGGTTTCCTTGAACAGGTTGTTACCAATAGCCTGCAGCCCCTGGGGGTTAATAAAACTAACCAACGTGATCTGGCCCAGATTTATGGGGGCTGCCTCATCATCTGTGATGGCCGTTACCGTGCCGTCTTTACCAATGGTCACGGTTGTAGCGTTCTCAGGTACGTTGATGTTGGGCTGGAGAGCGTATCCTTCCGGTGTAACTACATCGCCGTCTGCGTTGAGCTGGAACTGGCCATCACGTGTATAGGCTGTCTGGCCATCCGGCAATTCAATCTGCAGAAAACCACGGCCATCAACCGCCAGATCGAGAGGCTGCTCAGTAATCTGGAGATTACCCTGGGTAAATTGCTTTGCAGTACCGACGACCCGCACACCCGTTCCCAACTGCAAACCCGATGGCAGCTCGGAGTTCTGCGTGTTCATGCCGCCAGGCTGCCGGTTGATCTGGTACAACAGATCCTGGAATACAGCCCGGTCCCTTTTAAAGCCTGTGGTGTTCACGTTGGCCAAATTGTTCGAGATGGTCGACATGTTGGTGTCTTGGGCGCTGAGCCCCGTTTTACTTACCCAAAGAGCCGGATGCATAGTCTTTACCCCTTGCCGGTGTCCGGGATGCGGCTAAAATTTGCCGCTTCTGGCCAGACTGGCGTTGTTTTCAACAGTTATTAAAGGTTCTGCAACAGCCGTGCCGTTGCTTCAGAATTTTCCTTCGCGGTACTCATAACCTTCACCTGCATCTCGTACTGGCGCGTTAACTGAAGGTTGGAAATCATTTCCTCAACCGCATTCACGTTGGAGCTTTCAAGAAATCCGGATGCCACACGCAAATCCGCGTCGGCTGGTTCTCCGCCACCACCTGCCAGCTCACCCTTGCGGCGAATAAAACCATCCAGACCTTTTTCCAGCTCCTCCGGCGGGGGGTTAACGAGCTTCAGTCGGTCAACTTCAACCAGCTGATCCGGAGATCCGCCCACGGGAATAATAGAGATAGTGCCGTCAGCACCAATCTGAAGATTTTCGAAGGGAGGAAGCGCTACCGGGCCACCATTGCCCAGTACCATCTCACCACTGGCCAGGCGCACCAGACCGTTGACATCAACCTGCAGGCTGCCGGAGCGGGTAAAGACCTCTTCACCAAGATTGTTCTGAATAGCCAGCCAGCCCTCGCCTTCTATGGCGACGTCCATATCCCGGCCTGTCTGCATCAGCGCTCCGGCCGTAAGATCAGTACCAGGGCGCTCGGCCATGGCGTATGCACGGGTAGGATGATGTTCCCCGAACACAGGCATACTCCGGGCCTGGGCAAAGTCTTTCTTGAAACCTGTGGTATTTACATTGGCCAGGTTATTGGCGTGGGCACGCTGGGAAAGCATATTCTGCTTCGCGCCAGACATACCGAGATAAAGTGCTTTGTCCATGGGAAAACTCCTGCCGGAATTTTGACTGTTTCCAGTCTTCCTGCAGGAGTCATGCCATATTCAGATCAAAGCCGATCAGCGGAGGTTGATAATGGTCTGAGTGACCGCATCGGAGGTTTCGATAGTTTTCGCATTCGCCTGATAATTGCGCTGGGCAATGATCAGGTTAACCAGTTCAGCAGAAAGATCCACGTTGGATTCCTCTACAGAACTTGCTTTGATACTGCCAAGGGTGCCTGTATCCGGCTGACCGATAATCGGCTGGCCTGATTCAAAGGTTTCAGCCCAGCTGGTATCTCCTATGGGTGACAGGCCATTCGTATTATTGAATGACGCCAGGGCAACCTGCCCCAGGGCTTTGGACTGGCCGTTGGTGTAGCGAGCGAACAGCACACCCTCATCGGACACATCCAGACCAGAGAGCCTGCCGGTGGTATAACCATTCTGGGTCTGATCATCAACACCAAAGGCAGCACCATACTGAGTGGTTTCACTAAGGTTAAGCACAAAGGCCGATGTAGTTGGTGGCTCCGGAACCGGCGTAACCACGGTCTCACCCGCAGCTGGTGGGCCATCGGCTCCATTGGGCTGACCATCCACATCCTTTGGAGTCCAGTCAGTCACAACTATCTCACCACTGACATCACCATTGATGGACTCAAGAGTACCGTCCTGATCAAACCTGGCGGTATAAGGAGTCGTATCAGTACCCGCAACCATCTCGCCGTCAATCTGCAGGTAAACAGACCACTCGCTCACACCCACCCCATTTCCGGGAGACGGCTCTTTAACAAAGAACTGCGTCAGCTCATGTGAGTTACCCAGGCTATCGAAGATAGACGTAGATGTGGCGTGATTGTATGTACGCTGATCCAATGGGTTAAACTCATTGGTTATACGAATGGGAGAATTATCATATTCATCCACAAAATTCGTACCTGAAGCTGCAGCCGCTGTCAGGCCGGAAATCGTCCGGTCACCTGTCACATTTACATCACCGGATACCGTCACCGGAGTGCTTACGGATTCAGCTGCCACGCCGTTGCCGTAACTGAACTCTATATCCTCACCCTGATTGTGAATCACCCTCAGCACGTCATTACCAGCGCCATCGTCCACAACCGATGCCGAAATTGCGGTATCACTGGAATTATTGATCGCATCTCTCAGCTCCAGAAGCGAAGTCGCGCCGCTGGTATCAAGCTGGAGCGGGGCATTATTGACACTGAGACTGAACGTAAAGCTACCCGCAAGCTGTGCCGCTGAAATATAACTATCTGTCAACGCCAGCGCTGCCGGGACATTGGTATCGACAATCGATGCAGTAGTGGTCGCTGAAGCGCTCAGACCGGGCGCAGCGGTGATAATATCTGAAATTTCCCGGGCGGTTGTCGCAGTGCTCAGGTCAACCGAGTAATCAGGGGTTCCGTCGGTATATGAAATATCAAATTGCTCCCCGCTGATATCGCTGAATGCCAGTGCCCCCACATCCCGCACACGGGATTCAAGCACGGTTTCGCGGGAATCCAGATTCAGATCAGACTGGAGATTTGTTGTGCGATGCGGAGCAAGGTTGGCCGTCGCAATTTCCAGATCCCCGCGGATACCGGAAAGATTTCCGTCTTCATCAGCGGTATAGCCCTGAACCCGCATAGCCTGGTTATTCACTACAAAGCCGTCTTTATCAATGTTGAACTGCCCTGCACGCGAATACTGGGTTTCGCCACCATTGCTGAGAATAAAGAAGCCGTCGCCTTCTATGGCCATATCCAGGCCGTTATCAGTAAAGCTGACATTACCCTGGCTGAACGACTGTTTTACACTCTGGACATTTACACCATCTCCGATTGGATTGGAGCCTCCGCTCAGAAAGCCACTGGCGTATAGATCACCAAACTGCACGCTACTGCCTTTAAAACCAACCGTACTGGCATTAGCGATATTATTACCAGTAACTTCCAAGTCTACCGCTGCCGCCCGCAGGCCGCTGAGCCCTATATTAAAAGCCATAATTCACCTCTGGTCTTGACACCGGTATCAATTGATTTGTTGAACATCTGACAATGCAATGGAACCCATGCCTGCCAGATTAAGGGTTACGGAGCCACCCTGCCCCAGTGAAACACTGTCGACATTTGCACTGACAAGCGTTGAAAGCTGAACACTCCCGTCAGGGTAAGATCCTTCGGCGACAATCCGGTAAGAACCGGTCGGCAAACTATTGCCGTTGCCATCCGTGCCGTCCCACCTGAACCCGAGCACACCAGCTGAGCTGCTACCCAGATCAATCTGCCGGACAAGCTCACCGCTCGAACTCTCAATAGACAAGCGCACACCACCCGTGGAAGCAGGCACTTCAATGTTGCCCGATATCTCACCCTCGGCGCCGAGAATACCGACTTCGGAAGGCGCCAGTACGGTCTTGCCGACCATCGCCGATGCCTGAAGCGCCTGAGTGGAGCGGAACTGGGTGACCACATCATCGACAGTGCTGGTAAGTGTCTGCATTTCCTCAAGCGAGCTGAACTGCGCCAGCTGGGAAATGAACTCACCGTTATCCTGGGGCTCCAGAGGATTCTGGTTCTCCAGTTGCGCCAGCATCAGTTCCATAAACTCATTCTTTCCGAGTTCATTGGTACCACTGGTCGTAGTGGACTGATCTGTGCGGTATGCGCTCAGTACATCAGAGGTTTCGGTTGTGCTAGCTATACTCATGGTCAAATCCTCGCCCCGTTACTGCTGACCAAGTGTCAGGATGCGCTGCATCATGGATTTAGCGGTGTTCATAACATCTACGTTCACCTGAAAGCTTCTTGAGGAAGACATCATGTCTGCCATTTCTTCAACTACGTTGACGTTTGGGTAGAACACATAACCGTCTTCATTGGCCGCCGGATGATGAGGTTCATAGCGCATCTGCAGCTCCGCATCACTTTCAACGATGCCCTCAACACGAACGCCTGCTCCCGCACCTTCTGAACTCTGAACACCAAAACCCTGCTGATCCGGGTTCAGCATCGCCTGCTGAATGGCTGAAAACACAGGCTTCCGCGCACGATAAGTGGTGTCAGTGCTTGAGCTCGCGGTCTCTGCGTTGGCAATATTTGAAGCGGTAGTGTTAAGCCTCAACGACTGCGCTGTCATGCCGGATCCGGCGATATCAAAAATGTTGCCCAGTGACATGGTGATTCTCCTTAGCTAATCGTGGAACCGCGGATTACTCGCCTTTCAGGGCTTTGGTCAGGCCGGTAAACTTGCTGTTAAGAAACTGGAAGCTCGCCTGATAATCCATCGCATTACGCATGAACCGGGTCTGCTCTCCCTGGGCATCAACCGTATTTCCATCAAGCGATGGCTGATTTGGTACCCGGTACAACAAATCCGAATCTCCGGCGCTTCCTGAAGCATCCATATGGCCGTCATGGGTTTTCTCCATGCCAAAGCCACTCATGCTGTCCTGGGCTTTCTGCATCATGGCCTGAAAATCCATATCCCGAGCCTTGAAGCCCGGTGTATCGGCATTCGCCATATTGTTTGCCAGAATTTCAGCACGCTTTACTCTGGCTTCCAGCGCGTACTGGTGAATGCCAAGAGCGTTATCAAATGTGATTGCCATAAAACCTCCGAAATTCTGTCACCGGCGCCTCAGGATGTTGCCGGTATCGTTCTATGGCAGAACTGTAGCAATGCTGATGCCAGAATTCGGCAGCCCCCAGAATCAGGGCGGTTTCAGCGTATAAGGGGGTATTAACGAAGGGAAAGGTAGCGGCAAAACCAATCAAAGCGGCAAGCTGTTTCCCCTGCCGGAACAGCGGGGGAAACATACCTGCGCATCACGCCGGCCAGCGTGCAACAAACTCGGCCAGTTCTGGCCTGGGAACAGCAGGCTTGGCAGAAGATACAGTGCCGGTATACAGAAAACCGGTTACAGATTCCCCTTCTGCAAGCGCCAGCCCTTTGTGCACCACAGGGCTGTAGGACATTTCTCCGGAACGCCACATGACCCCGTAGCCCGCGTCCTGCAGGGCTAGCCCAAGAAAGCTCATGCTGGCACCAGCTGAAAGCATCTGCTCCATCTCCGGCACCTTGTGGTGCTGTTTCGGCGAAGCAATTCCAACAATAATCATGGGAGCACGCTGTGTCTTATTGCGTATTTTTTCCAGCTTTTCGGCATCGCCCCTATCAATACAGGCCGCGGCAAACAGATCTCCGAGGGCCTTCAGGCCATCACCTTCGATGACCAGGTAGCGCCATGGGCGCAACAACGCGTGATCAGGCGCGCGGGATGCGCAGGCAAAAGCCCGCTCAAGTGTTGCTGCATCCGGAGCCGGCGCTTCCAGCCGGGGCTCAGATGCCCTGTTGAGCAAAAACTCAGTGACTGAACTCATTTCAATAATTTCCGCTGACTGAATTATGGTCGGGCACAACGTGAGAAAAACCAGTGAATTGTGGACAATACGTAATACTGTTAACCTTAGGTTGCAACCCAAGGGTGCTTTCTACTAACGATATGTTTACTTAGCAGTACGTTCTATCTAATCATGCTCTGCAAAACAAATAAATCTATACGGTTCCAATGCCATGAGTGATCAGCGCATATGATGAGTGCTCAGGCAGATCTACGCAATGCCGCCGCCTTCGCAAGCAAAACCCAGGCTTCCGAAGCTCTCAACAGCCCGGTGGCAATCCCTCCTATGCCCGACTACTACCGGCGCTTTCTTGCCTACACGGTTACCGCCGCAATTATCGTTGTTGGAGTCTTGCAGGGAGCTTTCCAGCAGTGGCATCTCTGGCTGATTGGCGGGGCATTGCTCTGGCCGCACATCATACACGTGCTTACCCTGCACACCTTTCTTAGAAACACCCCTGGCATTCGCCAGAAAATGCTCACGGTAGACTGTATTATCGGCGGTGGCTTCATCGGCTGTATCGGCCTTGTCGCCATCCCTTCAGCCTCAATTGCATTGATGCTTATGTTCAGCAGCCTGATCATCGGCGGCCTTCGGCAATGGCTCATCGGCTGCTTTTTTATGGCAGCTACCATTCTGGCGTTCTTCCTCGTTCTTGGCCCGGCAGAATCCTTTGAATCGCCGCTGTTCACCAGCATGCTATCCATTCTGTCTATGGGCCTTTACATCTGTATTACAGCGTTCTATTCGCACCAGCAGGCCCATGCACTGAAGCTCGCAAAAACACAGATCCAGAGTCAGCGCGAGCAGTCCATTGCACTTTCCCACAAGCTCTCAAAATACCTTTCGCCCCAGGTATGGCAATCCATCTTTACCGGTGAAAGAGACGTCCGCCTTGAAACCCAGCGCAAAAAGCTCACCGTATTTTTCTCGGATATAAAAGGCTTTACCGAACTTTCGGAAGAAATGGAACCCGAGGCGCTAACCGAACTGCTTAACCACTACTTCAACGAAATGGCGGAAGTTGCCCTGAGATACGGCGGCACCATCGACAAGTTTGTGGGCGACTCCATCATGATTTTCTTTGGCGACCCTTCCAGCCGTGGCCAGAGAGAAGACGCATTTTCATGCGTGTCCATGGCCATTGATATGCGCAAGCATATGAAAATCATGCGGCAGAAGTGGCGCAGCCAGGGTATAAAAACGCCCCTCGAAATCCGCATGGGTATCAGCACCGGCTATACAACCGTGGGCAACTTCGGGGCTGAAAACCGTATGGATTACACCATTGTCGGCAAGGAAGTTAACCTGGCCAGCAGGCTGGAATCTTTAGCGAAGCCCGGGGAAATACTTGTTTCCTATGAGACCTTCTCACTGATCAAAGACCGGATCATGTGCCGTGACAAAGGTGCAATCACAGTGAAAGGGTTTGGCCGGCCAGTCCCCATCTATGAAGTTGTGGATTTCCGCCGGGATCTGGGGCCGAACCGGAGCTTTCTGGAACATGAGCACAGCGGGTTTGCCATGTACCTCGATTCCGAAAAGATCACAGCAAAAGAGCGTCGAAGTATCCTCAACGCCCTTGAAGATGCCGCAGAACGCCTGCGGCATGAAGAAGATATCGCCAGAGACTAAACTACTGGCGAACCAGCCTTGAGCCAACCTGCTCTTCCGGCTCGGTACTGCGCCAGGGGTTTATATCAAGGCCGCCCCGGCGTGTGTATCGGGCGCAGACAGTCAGATGCTGCGGTTTGCAACGGTTCAGCAGATCGGTAAACAGTGTCTCTACACAGTGTTCGTGAAAATCCTGCTTCTGCCGAAAACCTACGATGTAACGCAACAACCCTGCCCGGTCGATAGCCGGCCCGGTATAGGTGATCAGCACAGTTCCCCAGTCCGGTTGCCCGGTCACCGGGCAGTTACTCTTCAGCAAATGGGAACATAGCCGCTCGGTAACCTCAGGGCCGGATGCGGACAGCGACTCAGGCGCATAGTCGTAAACCACATCGTCAACCGCTTCATTATCAATCAGCTCAAAGCCCAACGGGCGCCCTGTAGCCGTTCCGGAATCATCAACACTGAGAAAGCGCACATGCACAGCGGCACCACAGGCACTGGACAAGTCCCCGGTGATAGTTTGTGCAACCTGGTCAGCAGACGAAAATACCGTCTGGTTCAGGGAGTTCAGATAAAGCTTGAGTGACTTGGACTCAATAATCGACGGCGAGGCGGCCGGAAACCGGATCTCCGCCCAGGCCAGATCGGGAATGCCGCTGGGACGTAGCCAGGAAATCTCCCAGGCCTGCCAGAGATCCCCGCCAAACCAGGGCCAGCGCCCGTCTTCAAGGCCGATACGGCGGCGGTTTTCCTCGCGCGCAACGGGGAAAAGCAGAGCTGGATCGTAGCGGTCCGGGTAGTCGCTTTTTTTGCCAAGCGGCGCATTATCGAGAGCCATAAGGTTTCCTGAAAATAAACATGTCTGAAAACAGAACCAAAGTCAGTGCCGGATACCCTTCCCGCGCGCCAGCAATTTAAGGGCAACGAAGGAAAGCGCGACAATAAACGCCAGAATCATACCAAGGGACACAAACGGGTTTACATCAGAAACACCAAGTATGCCAAACCGGAAACCATTCACCATGTACAAAATCGGGTTTGCCATGGAAACGCTCTGCCAGAATTCCGGCAGCAGGTTGATACTGTAGAACACCCCGCCCAGGTAGGTGAGCGGCGTAAGAACAAACGTAGGCACAATGGAAACATCATCAAATTTGGTAGCCAGAAGTGCGTTAATAAAACCGCCCACTGCAAACAATGCTGATGTCAGAAACACAGTCACTACAACCATGGGCAGATTATGAATCTGCAAACGCGTGAACGCGAGAGACAGCAAGGTAACAATCACCCCGATACTCAGCCCCCGCGCCATGCCTCCGGTTACGTAGCCTGCCAGTATCACCCAGTTGGGCACCGGCGAAACCAGCAGCTCTTCGACGCTGCGCTGAAATTTCATGGAGAAGAATGACGACACCACATTGGCGTAGGAACTGGTAATAACCGACATCATAATCAGCCCCGGCACTATGAATGACATATAGTCAAAACCACCCATTTCACCGATTCTTGAGCCAATCAGGTTTCCGAAAATAATGAAGTACAACGTCATGGTGACAGCCGGCGGCAACAGAGTCTGCGGCCAGATGCGGGTAAACCGGCGAATCTCCCGCAACACAATCGTAGTGTATGCAGTGAACAGCGCTTGAGCATTCATTTGCCAGCCTCCGCTTTCGCAGCCGGTGCGTTATGTTCCACCATACGAATGAACAACTCTTCCAGCCGGTTTGCCTTGGTCCGCATGCTGACCACTCTGATCCCCTGCTGTTCCAACTGCATAAATACATCGTTGAGAGATTGTCCTTTCAGAACATCCACCTCAAGCACACCTTCGTCGTCCAGCCTGCAGGAAAATCCATCCAGCTCCGGAGCTGTGGTGAGTACCCTGTCCGCATCCAGCAAAAATGTCTCAAGACTAAGCTGCTGCAACAATTCCCGCTTGCTGGTATTCCGGATAATCCGGCCATGATCAATAATAGCGATGTTCCGGCACAGCTCTTCTGCTTCTTCCAGATAGTGGGTAGTCAGAATAATGGTAGTGCCCTGCCGGTTCATTTCCTCAAGAAACGCCCACATGGATCGCCGCAGTTCAATGTCCACCCCGGCTGTCGGTTCATCAAGAATCAGCAGTTTTGGTTCATGCACCAGAGCGCGTGCAATCATAAGCCTTCGCTTCATACCGCCAGACAACATCCGCGCCGGCGTATCGCGCTTATCCCAGAGCCCGAGTTTTCTCAGGTACTTCTCTGCAGACACGGCTGCTTTTTTCAGGGGAATCCCGTAATACCCGGCCTGAATGGTGACAATATCAAACACCTTCTCAAACTGGTTGAAATTGAACTCCTGAGGAACAACACCCAGATGCAGCTTGGCGTCTGAAAGGTGGGTGTCGATATCACATCCGAACACTTTCACCTTGCCTGCAGTTTTGGTCACCAGGGAACAGACGATGCCCAGCGTGGTTGATT is a window from the Marinobacter sp. ANT_B65 genome containing:
- a CDS encoding flagellar basal body P-ring protein FlgI, which produces MTIRRCVVLSLMLAVMAAPVMADRLKDLARIKGVRNNQLVGYGLVVGLDGTGDKAPFTNQTFRNMMNQFGITLPDGVDPKLANVAAVTVSANLPPFAKAGQEIDITVSSIGNSDSLRGGTLLMAPLKGADGNVYAMAQGSLVVGGFGAEGLDGSRITVNVPSVGRIPNGATIEREIASPFTRGDTITFHLMRPDFTTARRVVEVVNEYLGPDMAYAHDATSISVRAPRDPSQRVSFLSILENLEVTPAEEAAKVVINSRTGTIVVGQNVKVSPAAVTHGNLTVTIQENPEVQQPNPFSGGTTEIEQDSQIAVTEDPARMFKFGPAVTLNEIVQAVNQVGAAPGDVMAVLEALKQAGALRAELIVI
- the flgH gene encoding flagellar basal body L-ring protein FlgH; the protein is MKSTTSTWFARSAGSLLLVWLLILLQGCTAMSRPRAEPNDPAYAPVRAQAMMQRDAESGAIYQSSRNYNFYGDTIALNIGDVLTVTLNESTRASKNAESSITKDNELTLPEPTILGKSSFGIATSLTSERDFSGKAEADQSNSLAGSITVTVIEVLPNGVLRVRGEKWLSLTNGDEYVRLTGLVRPQDIDPGNMVDSSRIADARIAYGGTGDFDQANQMGWLARFFNSEWWPL
- the flgG gene encoding flagellar basal-body rod protein FlgG; amino-acid sequence: MHPALWVSKTGLSAQDTNMSTISNNLANVNTTGFKRDRAVFQDLLYQINRQPGGMNTQNSELPSGLQLGTGVRVVGTAKQFTQGNLQITEQPLDLAVDGRGFLQIELPDGQTAYTRDGQFQLNADGDVVTPEGYALQPNINVPENATTVTIGKDGTVTAITDDEAAPINLGQITLVSFINPQGLQAIGNNLFKETNSSGDPAEGEPGLAGLGSLEQGMVESSNVEVVEELVNMITTQRAYEMNSKVVATTDEMLQFITNNIG
- a CDS encoding flagellar basal body rod protein FlgF, which produces MDKALYLGMSGAKQNMLSQRAHANNLANVNTTGFKKDFAQARSMPVFGEHHPTRAYAMAERPGTDLTAGALMQTGRDMDVAIEGEGWLAIQNNLGEEVFTRSGSLQVDVNGLVRLASGEMVLGNGGPVALPPFENLQIGADGTISIIPVGGSPDQLVEVDRLKLVNPPPEELEKGLDGFIRRKGELAGGGGEPADADLRVASGFLESSNVNAVEEMISNLQLTRQYEMQVKVMSTAKENSEATARLLQNL
- a CDS encoding flagellar hook protein FlgE, with protein sequence MAFNIGLSGLRAAAVDLEVTGNNIANASTVGFKGSSVQFGDLYASGFLSGGSNPIGDGVNVQSVKQSFSQGNVSFTDNGLDMAIEGDGFFILSNGGETQYSRAGQFNIDKDGFVVNNQAMRVQGYTADEDGNLSGIRGDLEIATANLAPHRTTNLQSDLNLDSRETVLESRVRDVGALAFSDISGEQFDISYTDGTPDYSVDLSTATTAREISDIITAAPGLSASATTTASIVDTNVPAALALTDSYISAAQLAGSFTFSLSVNNAPLQLDTSGATSLLELRDAINNSSDTAISASVVDDGAGNDVLRVIHNQGEDIEFSYGNGVAAESVSTPVTVSGDVNVTGDRTISGLTAAAASGTNFVDEYDNSPIRITNEFNPLDQRTYNHATSTSIFDSLGNSHELTQFFVKEPSPGNGVGVSEWSVYLQIDGEMVAGTDTTPYTARFDQDGTLESINGDVSGEIVVTDWTPKDVDGQPNGADGPPAAGETVVTPVPEPPTTSAFVLNLSETTQYGAAFGVDDQTQNGYTTGRLSGLDVSDEGVLFARYTNGQSKALGQVALASFNNTNGLSPIGDTSWAETFESGQPIIGQPDTGTLGSIKASSVEESNVDLSAELVNLIIAQRNYQANAKTIETSDAVTQTIINLR
- a CDS encoding flagellar hook assembly protein FlgD is translated as MSIASTTETSDVLSAYRTDQSTTTSGTNELGKNEFMELMLAQLENQNPLEPQDNGEFISQLAQFSSLEEMQTLTSTVDDVVTQFRSTQALQASAMVGKTVLAPSEVGILGAEGEISGNIEVPASTGGVRLSIESSSGELVRQIDLGSSSAGVLGFRWDGTDGNGNSLPTGSYRIVAEGSYPDGSVQLSTLVSANVDSVSLGQGGSVTLNLAGMGSIALSDVQQIN
- the flgC gene encoding flagellar basal body rod protein FlgC — its product is MSLGNIFDIAGSGMTAQSLRLNTTASNIANAETASSSTDTTYRARKPVFSAIQQAMLNPDQQGFGVQSSEGAGAGVRVEGIVESDAELQMRYEPHHPAANEDGYVFYPNVNVVEEMADMMSSSRSFQVNVDVMNTAKSMMQRILTLGQQ
- the flgB gene encoding flagellar basal body rod protein FlgB, with product MAITFDNALGIHQYALEARVKRAEILANNMANADTPGFKARDMDFQAMMQKAQDSMSGFGMEKTHDGHMDASGSAGDSDLLYRVPNQPSLDGNTVDAQGEQTRFMRNAMDYQASFQFLNSKFTGLTKALKGE
- a CDS encoding nitroreductase, with translation MSSVTEFLLNRASEPRLEAPAPDAATLERAFACASRAPDHALLRPWRYLVIEGDGLKALGDLFAAACIDRGDAEKLEKIRNKTQRAPMIIVGIASPKQHHKVPEMEQMLSAGASMSFLGLALQDAGYGVMWRSGEMSYSPVVHKGLALAEGESVTGFLYTGTVSSAKPAVPRPELAEFVARWPA
- a CDS encoding adenylate/guanylate cyclase domain-containing protein; translated protein: MMSAQADLRNAAAFASKTQASEALNSPVAIPPMPDYYRRFLAYTVTAAIIVVGVLQGAFQQWHLWLIGGALLWPHIIHVLTLHTFLRNTPGIRQKMLTVDCIIGGGFIGCIGLVAIPSASIALMLMFSSLIIGGLRQWLIGCFFMAATILAFFLVLGPAESFESPLFTSMLSILSMGLYICITAFYSHQQAHALKLAKTQIQSQREQSIALSHKLSKYLSPQVWQSIFTGERDVRLETQRKKLTVFFSDIKGFTELSEEMEPEALTELLNHYFNEMAEVALRYGGTIDKFVGDSIMIFFGDPSSRGQREDAFSCVSMAIDMRKHMKIMRQKWRSQGIKTPLEIRMGISTGYTTVGNFGAENRMDYTIVGKEVNLASRLESLAKPGEILVSYETFSLIKDRIMCRDKGAITVKGFGRPVPIYEVVDFRRDLGPNRSFLEHEHSGFAMYLDSEKITAKERRSILNALEDAAERLRHEEDIARD
- the queF gene encoding NADPH-dependent 7-cyano-7-deazaguanine reductase QueF (Catalyzes the NADPH-dependent reduction of 7-cyano-7-deazaguanine (preQ0) to 7-aminomethyl-7-deazaguanine (preQ1) in queuosine biosynthesis) — translated: MALDNAPLGKKSDYPDRYDPALLFPVAREENRRRIGLEDGRWPWFGGDLWQAWEISWLRPSGIPDLAWAEIRFPAASPSIIESKSLKLYLNSLNQTVFSSADQVAQTITGDLSSACGAAVHVRFLSVDDSGTATGRPLGFELIDNEAVDDVVYDYAPESLSASGPEVTERLCSHLLKSNCPVTGQPDWGTVLITYTGPAIDRAGLLRYIVGFRQKQDFHEHCVETLFTDLLNRCKPQHLTVCARYTRRGGLDINPWRSTEPEEQVGSRLVRQ